Genomic window (Pseudomonas sp. MM211):
CGCCGCCGACACCATCAAGATCGCCATGGCTGGCCCGGTGACCGGTGCTGTTGCCCAGTACGGCGAAATGCAGTTCATCGGTGCCCAGATGGCCATCGAGCAGATCAACAAGGCCGGTGGCGTGAACGGTGCTCAGCTCGAAGGCGTGACCTATGACGACGCCTGCGATCCCAAGCAAGCCGTAGCCGTTGCCAACAAGATCGTCAACGATGGCATCAAGTTCGTCGTTGGCCACCTGTGCTCCAGCTCCACTCAGCCAGCTTCGGACATCTACGAAGACGAAGGCATCCTGATGATCACCGCGGCCGCTACCAGCCCGGAAATCACCGCACGTGGCTACGAGCTGATCTTCCGCACCATCGGCCTGGACAGCCTGCAAGGCCCGACCGCCGGCAACTTCATTGCCGACCACGTCAAGCCGAAAAACGTCGCTGTCATCCATGACAAGCAACAGTACGGTGAAGGCATCGCCACAGCGGTCAAGCAGACCCTGGAATCCAAAGGCGTCAAAGTCGGCCTGTTCGAAGGCATCAACGCCGGTGACAAGGACTTCTCCTCGCTGATCGCCAAACTCAAGCAACAAGGCGTGGACTTCGTCTACTACGGCGGCTACCACCCAGAACTAGGCCTGCTGCTGCGTCAATCCAAGGAAAAAGGCCTGGACGTTCGCTTCATGGGTCCGGAAGGCGTCGGCAACAAGGAAATCTCCGCCATCGCTGGCCCGGCTTCCGAAGGCATGCTGGTGACCCTGCCGCAATCCTTCGACCAGGATCCGAAGAACAAGGCGCTGGTTGATGCGTTCAAGGCCAAGAACCAAGACTCCAGCGGGCCGTTCGTGTTCCCGGCCTACGCTGCCGTTCAAGTAATTGCCGGCGGCATCGAGAAAGCCGGTAGCACCGATACTGCAGAAGTAGCGGCCGCCCTGCGCGCCAACACCTTCGACACCCCGACCGGCGCCCTCAGCTTCGACGAGAAAGGCGACCTGAAGGACTTCAACTTCGTGGTTTACGAATGGCACCAGGACGGCACCAAGTCCGAAGCCAAGTAAGTCACCCCGCCGAAGAAGCTGATTCATGAGCTAGCGAGCTAGCGCCATGCAAGGCAAGAACAGGCGAGGAAGCGGAGTGTACTTTTGTACATGAGCATTCCGAGCCTGCTCTTGACGCAGCAGGGCCGACGCGCAGCGAATCATGAGCAGACTCTGAACCAAGAGCCCACTGCTGCAGTGGGCTTTGTTTATTGAAAGAATTCCGGTTTCGCGCTGCGCCACAAGCGCTGCCGTGCGCGACAACCCAGGAGTTAGGCAATGCCTGATCTTTACCACTACCTGCAACAGCTGCTCAACGGTCTGACCGTCGGCAGTACCTATGCCCTGATCGCCATCGGCTACACGATGGTCTACGGCATTATTGGCATGATCAACTTCGCCCACGGCGAGGTGTACATGATCGGCTCTTACGTCGCCTTCATCGCCATCACCCTGCTGGCCATGATGGGGCTCGATAGCCTGCCACTCATCATGATCTGCGCCTTTGCGGCGAGCATCATCGTCACCAGTGCCCTCGGCTACAGCATCGAACGGGTCGCCTACCGGCCGCTACGCGGTGGTAACCGGCTGATCCCACTGATTTCCGCGATTGGCATGTCGATTTTCCTGCAGAACGCCGTGATGCTTTCTCAGGATTCCAAGGACAAAGCCATCACCAACCCGCTGCCCGGCAACTTCGTGTTTGGCGAAAGCGCCATGAATGGTGTGGTGATTTCCTACATGCAGGTGCTGATCTTCGTGGTCACCTTCCTGACCATGATCGGCCTCACCCTGTTCATCTCGCGCTCACGCCTGGGTCGCGCCTGCCGCGCCTGCGCCGAAGACCTGAAGATGGCCAACCTGCTCGGCATCAACACCAACAACATCATCGCCCTGACCTTCGTCATCGGCGCCGCGCTGGCAGCCGTCGCCGCCGTGCTGCTGGGCATGCAATACGGCGTGATCAACCCGCATCTGGGCTTCCTAGCCGGCATCAAGGCATTCACCGCCGCGGTGCTCGGCGGCATCGGCAGCATTCCGGGTGCCGTGCTTGGTGGCCTGGTACTGGGTGTAGCGGAAGCCTTCGGCGCCGATATTTTCGGTGACCAATACAAGGACGTGGTGGCTTTCAGCCTGCTGGTGCTGGTGCTGCTGTTCCGCCCGACCGGCATCCTCGGCCGTCCGGAGGTTGAAAAGGTATGAGCAAGAACCTCAAGACCGCCCTGTTCAGCAGCATCCTTCTGCTGCTGATCTCCTACCCGATCCTCGGCCTCAAGCTCAGCGTCGTCGGCATCAGCCTGCAGGTACAAGGCGCCAGCGCCAAGACCCTGTGGACCATCGGCATCGCCGCCGCGCTGCTGTTCGTCTGGCACCTGGTGCTGCGTGATCTCCTGCTCGGCGGTGACAAACTCAAAGGCGTTTTGCCGGGCGTGCCGCAGAACCTGAAGAACTCGCTGACCCTGCCCAGCGTGCAGCGCTGGATCATGCTGGCATTGTTCGTCGTGGCGCTGGCCTGGCCGTTCTTCGGCTCCCGCGCGGCGGTGGACATCGCCACGCTGATCCTCATCTACGTGATGCTGGGTATCGGCCTGAACATCGTGGTCGGCCTCGCCGGGCTGCTCGACCTGGG
Coding sequences:
- the livH gene encoding high-affinity branched-chain amino acid ABC transporter permease LivH; amino-acid sequence: MPDLYHYLQQLLNGLTVGSTYALIAIGYTMVYGIIGMINFAHGEVYMIGSYVAFIAITLLAMMGLDSLPLIMICAFAASIIVTSALGYSIERVAYRPLRGGNRLIPLISAIGMSIFLQNAVMLSQDSKDKAITNPLPGNFVFGESAMNGVVISYMQVLIFVVTFLTMIGLTLFISRSRLGRACRACAEDLKMANLLGINTNNIIALTFVIGAALAAVAAVLLGMQYGVINPHLGFLAGIKAFTAAVLGGIGSIPGAVLGGLVLGVAEAFGADIFGDQYKDVVAFSLLVLVLLFRPTGILGRPEVEKV
- a CDS encoding branched-chain amino acid ABC transporter substrate-binding protein; the encoded protein is MNNATKQISKLFAAMALAGAASYSVAADTIKIAMAGPVTGAVAQYGEMQFIGAQMAIEQINKAGGVNGAQLEGVTYDDACDPKQAVAVANKIVNDGIKFVVGHLCSSSTQPASDIYEDEGILMITAAATSPEITARGYELIFRTIGLDSLQGPTAGNFIADHVKPKNVAVIHDKQQYGEGIATAVKQTLESKGVKVGLFEGINAGDKDFSSLIAKLKQQGVDFVYYGGYHPELGLLLRQSKEKGLDVRFMGPEGVGNKEISAIAGPASEGMLVTLPQSFDQDPKNKALVDAFKAKNQDSSGPFVFPAYAAVQVIAGGIEKAGSTDTAEVAAALRANTFDTPTGALSFDEKGDLKDFNFVVYEWHQDGTKSEAK